The following proteins come from a genomic window of Salvia hispanica cultivar TCC Black 2014 chromosome 4, UniMelb_Shisp_WGS_1.0, whole genome shotgun sequence:
- the LOC125223885 gene encoding copalyl diphosphate synthase 2, chloroplastic-like — protein MTTMSPLNLGRAPVTSRRLQQPAKVYMPEFYTVYAWLNSSNKHARLSCRIRRKQLPKLTECRVASLDASHVSEELNTHLQVNNQMEDCIEHVKNLLMTSGDGRISVSPYDTAIVGLIKDLEGREAPQFPSCLEWIAQHQKADGLWGDDFFCIYDRILNTLACVVALNIWNLHDDMIEKGVVYINENVHKLKDGNIEHMTSGFEIVFPALVQRAKNVGIQGLPYDHPLIKEIARIKEERLKKIPKDMMYQMPTSLLYSLEGMGDLEWEKMLKLQSADGSFLTSPSSTAYVFMHTKDLKCFDFIQNAVNNCNGGAPHTYPVDIFARLWAIDRLQRLGISRFFPQEIKTFLDHVKSVWTEKGVFSGRGSQFCEIDCTSMGVRLLRMHGYNVDPNVLEHFKQQDGKFSCYGGQMIESASPIYNLYRAAQLRFPGEEILEEASQFAYNFLQQKIANNQLQEKWVIYHHFIDEVKLGLKMPWFATLPRVETAYYLQDYAGSGDVWIGKVFYRMPEISTDRYRELAILDFNRCQAQHQLEWTYMQEWYHKSSVSEFGISKRDLLRAYFLAAATIFEPERTQERLVWTKTQIVSRMITSFLNHGTTLSLEQKTQTGHNFDGLDEIIGTMEDHGLAGTLLTTFQKLLDGFDRYTRHLLKNAWSKWFIKLQQGEANGGDEAELLANTINICAGFTAFNGDVSTHPAEYTTLSTLTNKICKRLSLIKDKKTMEVVDGGIKDKELEQDMQALVKLALEENGGCMHRNIKQTFLAVFKTFYYSAYHDDETIDVHIFKVLFEPAV, from the exons ATGACCACTATGTCCCCTCTAAATTTGGGCCGAGCACCGGTTACCAGTCGCAGGTTGCAGCAACCGGCAAAAGTTTACATGCCCGAATTTTACACCG TTTACGCATGGCTGAATAGTAGCAACAAACACGCCCGATTGAGTTGTCGAATTCGTCGTAAGCAGCTACCGAAATTAACTGAATGTCGAG TGGCAAGTTTGGATGCGTCCCATGTGAGTGAAGAATTAAACACTCATCTTCAA GTGAACAATCAGATGGAGGACTGTATCGAGCATGTCAAGAATCTGTTGATGACGTCGGGAGACGGGCGAATAAGCGTGTCGCCCTATGACACGGCGATAGTGGGCCTAATCAAGGACTTGGAAGGGCGCGAAGCCCCACAGTTCCCGTCGTGCCTTGAGTGGATAGCGCAGCACCAGAAGGCCGATGGCTTGTGGGGGGATGACTTCTTCTGCATATACGATCGGATTCTAAATACCTTAGCGTGCGTGGTGGCCTTGAATATATGGAACCTTCACGATGATATGATCGAAAAAG GAGTGGTGTACATCAATGAAAATGTGCACAAACTCAAAGATGGGAATATTGAGCACATGACATCAGGATTCGAGATCGTGTTTCCTGCCCTTGTCCAAAGAGCCAAAAACGTGGGCATTCAAGGCCTTCCCTATGATCATCCCCTCATCAAGGAGATTGCtagaataaaagaagaaagattgaaaaa GATACCCAAGGATATGATGTACCAAATGCCAACAAGTTTACTATATAGTTTAGAAGGGATGGGAGATTTGGAGTGGGAAAAGATGCTGAAACTGCAGTCAGCCGATGGCTCCTTCCTCACATCGCCCTCGTCCACCGCCTACGTCTTCATGCACACCAAAGACCTAAAATGCTTCGATTTCATCCAGAACGCCGTTAATAATTGCAACGGTGGTG CGCCACATACATATCCCGTGGATATTTTTGCAAGACTTTGGGCAATCGACAGACTACAACGCCTGGGAATTTCTCGTTTCTTCCCGCAAGAAATTAAGACTTTTTTAGATCACGTCAAAAG TGTTTGGACAGAAAAGGGTGTTTTCAGCGGGAGAGGTTCGCAATTTTGCGAAATTGATTGCACGTCCATGGGCGTCAGGCTTCTAAGAATGCACGGATACAATGTCGACCcaa ATGTACTTGAACATTTCAAGCAGCAAGACGGTAAATTTTCTTGCTACGGTGGTCAGATGATCGAGTCAGCATCTCCAATATACAATCTCTACAGAGCTGCCCAGCTGCGATTTCCCGGAGAAGAAATACTTGAGGAAGCTTCACAATTTGCATATAACTTTTTGCAACAAAAGATAGCCAACAATCAACTTCAAGAAAAATGGGTCATATACCACCACTTCATCGATGAG GTGAAGCTCGGGCTGAAGATGCCATGGTTCGCAACTCTACCACGAGTTGAGACTGCGTATTATCTACAAGATTACGCTGGTTCGGGCGACGTATGGATTGGCAAGGTTTTCTACAG GATGCCGGAAATCAGCACCGACAGATATAGAGAGCTTGCGATATTGGATTTCAACAGATGTCAAGCACAACATCAGTTGGAATGGACTTACATGCAAGA ATGGTACCACAAAAGTAGCGTTAGTGAATTCGGGATAAGCAAACGAGACTTGCTTCGTGCTTATTTTTTGGCTGCAGCAACCATATTCGAACCCGAAAGAACACAAGAGAGGCTTGTGTGGACCAAAACCCAAATTGTTTCTAGGATGATCACATCATTTCTTAACCATGGAACTACACTATCTTTGGAGCAAAAAACACAAACCGGACACAACTTTGATGGCCTTGATGAAATAATAGG tactatggAAGATCATGGACTGGCTGGAACTTTGTTGACAACCTTCCAGAAACTTCTAGATGGTTTCGATAGATACACTCGCCATCTACTGAAAAATGCT TGGAGCAAATGGTTCATTAAACTGCAGCAAGGGGAGGCGAACGGTGGGGATGAGGCGGAGCTCCTAGCAAACACGATCAACATCTGCGCTGGTTTCACTGCTTTCAACGGAGACGTATCGACGCACCCTGCAGAATACACGACTCTCTCAACCCTCACTAACAAAATCTGCAAGCGCCTTAGCCTAATCAAAGATAAAAAG ACAATGGAAGTTGTGGACGGGGGCATAAAGGACAAGGAGCTCGAACAGGATATGCAGGCGTTGGTGAAGCTGGCACTCGAAGAAAATGGAGGCTGCATGCACAGAAACATCAAACAAACGTTTTTAGCAGTTTTCAAGACTTTCTACTACAGCGCCTACCACGATGATGAGACCATcgatgttcatatttttaaagtgcTGTTTGAACCGGCTGTATGA